The nucleotide sequence TCTCATCAAATTTGAGAAGGATAAATCATAACTATTCAATTACTCATTGATCACTTGAAACATGTAGTATACACACAACAAAAGTTCATCGATTAGTTCGTTTTAAGGTTTACAAGTTTAGACTTTAAAATTTTTGAGCAAACAACTTATCAATGGGATTGTCACTCTTCTCccaattaaaaaatcaatttcattcctCTTATACATAAATTGTAGTTATAGTAATTGTTACAACTTTGTAGCAGTTACTATAATATTATAGTTTAGCAACTATAACATTATAATTGTAATTACAACGTTTTAGTAATTATATGTTCATAGCTGCTACATTGTTATTGTAGTTGTAACAGCATATGCTAGAACGTGATAAAATTAGACAGGAAAAAGACAATATTACGCATGTCAAATGTATATATATGTCAAAGGTGTATCTATATCATTTTATAGGGGATTAGATGTCATTTAGATACAAAATTTCAAATAAGGCACTACTTTGACTAGTCAGAGAATGAGAAACACTCATGTCATTTTTTTTTCCCATTGAGTTTTGCTATTGTGTTTCATTATTGATTCTAAGAGCATCTCCAATCTATCACTAAAATATCAAATTTAGTATAAAATTAGTACCAAAATGCTCCAATTAGTACACCAAATATGGTGTGGTGAATAGTTCAACGCCATCTTTGATTCCACTATTCACATCATCATATTTGATGTGGGGGAGGGagggtttttatttttttaattttattatataattaataaaattaaatgtaattaatttgtaattattattttctttatctttatttataggatatttaaatataattattatttattataaatttaaattaagggtGTTTAGtaacatatttaaattttattaagtatatttgtaaacatttaatttatatttataaatataaattatagttgaatgttgaattttaaaaaaattaactttttattaatgaaGTATTAATCTTaaatatcaaataaaaatattaataaatttaaatgtatgttaataattaaattatgaataaGAAAATTAGAATATTCTTTTTTAATATGGTATGATGTGAGTGGATTGCTGAAATAATATTTAGTGATGAAATTGTACTATTTTGATATGATAATTAAATTGAAGATTGACTAAAtcttttttaaactttatttatttttaaataaaatccatGAAAatgtattttattaaaaaaaaataaaagaatgaaaaaaattatagccaaatttttttttattgcatAGGGTCATAGAGAAGTGGcaattttttttcctcttaaaAACAGCGTTTTTTCTCAAACAAATTTGGGAAGTTCCATTTCTCAATTTAATGCTAATATAGGGAACAATAAAGTAAAATAGTTTCAATTACTTTTTTGAATAAACTACATAAAATCAAAAAGAATATTCCTTTTTATTCAAATGAAGCGCAAAGTATTTTCGACAGAAGAGTATAAATGGAGCAtccttttgatatttttttaaaaggagatgcccttttataaaaataaataaaataaaataaaataaaataaaattgagatACATaatatgccataacatatcaaaAAAGGCATCACATACGACGCTGACCAAGGTTTTCACAAAGCCTTAGTTTCAGTCCGAATCTGATAACCATCAAGAAACAAAGAAGTCAAACCAAGAACAAGAAGAAGCCATCTGAAAGAAAACTACAAATTCAAAGGCTATTACCACATTAAAACATACTAAACATACAATCTTCCATTTCACTACTTGATCCCAAGTCCAATATCTTTGACAAGCAAATATCGAAAACTCACTATAACTTCTTGTGACGGTAAAAGAGACCATCAAACTTTATAACCACAAGAGTCGTCTCAAAAACATTACAGCTACTACTAACAAATCTGTTTGTAACCATTAGGAAAGGGCTTAAGAGAACCAGTACTTGGTCATTCATCTTTCTCCTAGCATTGATCTGAATCTGGAGAACTTTCCACAAAAGGTTAGAGGTCTGAATCCAATGTGGTGTCGGCGACAACCCTTACTCCATGGTTAAAAGCTCAACGACTTGAACAAAAAATTAATCATTAATCAACTCAACTTATTTACCTATTAGATGGGGCAGCCTTAGTGATCAAAGATTGTGACTGTCAAACAATTATAATATCAAGGAACAAAGCAATGTCAAACAACCATTCACTCTGTTGGATCATAAAAGCTTATGCCAAGGAATCCATGACAGCttaatatatacaaataaagaaCCATTAACAAAATGAAGACGCAAGTAAACGACAATAATCTTTTTGCAGAAGTATTGAAACATTAATGTTATCTTACAATTGAATGAATGTACAAGACAAAGTAACTTTTATAGTGGACATAGAAATAGTTTGAAACATTGTTCAGCAGCAGATATGGATCACAAAAGAGAATAAAAGAAGCAATCCATTCATGTTTTATAGTCTTGTGACCCACTAGGCACAGAACAAAGTTATAAGAGAATGATCTTCACTCTCATTGTTAAAAACAAATTACTTGCTAGATTATGTTaacacacaaaaataaaaataaaaataaaaataaagagagTAAAGAAAATCCTCCTGCAACTATTCATGTTTCCAAGCATATAAAGTCAATGAAAAACCAAGGCCTTGAGGCTGAGTCTCCCTGAAAATTTCTGTGGTAGACCATGGCAACAATTTTTCAGATGAAAGGCAAGTTTGAAACATGAAGACAGCGCTCGCTGAAGGAGCACCAAAAAGCCAGCTATGAACATCCCAAAATACTTCCACGGGAAGCCCATCGACAAGAATTGTTTGGTTGCCACGGAATTTCCATGCAAGTCTCTTGATCTGCATTACCCGTTTCCGGTCAATACTGATCTCAAGGCAGGGATCCTTGAGCCCTAGAGTATCACACTCTATGGCAACTTCATGGAATTGACCATTATCACAAAATTGTGCTTTTGTTGAATAGATCTTCTTTCCATAAATATGCTCCTTCTTGGCAATGAATACTGCATTTGAAGTGCTGATACTAGTCTTCCGGTAAGCTTCTTTGGTTAGATCTCCAAGCTGGAGGATCATCTTATTGTTGTAGATAATGGAAACATAGAAACCTTCAAGAGGCTCAGGGCCAAATCCGAACTTGGCAGCAGAGAGATCCCAGAAAACAATTATCTTGCTATCCTCCACCTCCATGGTCTTGGAGCCCTTTCTCTTGGAGAACAACCATGGCTTAATTTCCACCTTGCAGAGGCATTGGTTGGCTAAATCGTCGATCTCAATGCTCAACCCTTGCCCCATCAGATTCTTGCTCCATGTAACATTGATTACACACGACCGGCCAAAGAGTTGAGCTTGGTAAAGACAAGTTACCAGATTTTGAGTAGTCTTGCTGGCTCCCGACGAGGAATCGGAGACTTGAACTCCACTTTCTCCAAAGCAGGAAGGGAAATCCTTCATTCTACTAATTCGTAACCAGTGCCAAGAATCGACAAAGAACCTGGAGAAGCAATCACCAGCCCAGCAGTCTCGCTTGCCTGCTCAAAGATGCCGCATGCGAGGTAAATCCCTTCAACCAATCACATCGGGCTTAAATTCTCAGTACCAAGCCAGAAACAAGCAATCAACCGAGTAAAGAGAAAAGAAACAAAGAATTTCCCAAGTCGCCTCCTTTTACAAAAAATCAAACATTCGAGATTCCAAAAGGAAAAGGGAAACAAGAAAAGGAGGAAAATAACAACCAAATCACCATCTCACTCGCCACAAGGATCAGATCCTTCTAAGAGCGGGATAAAAACCCCGATCCAAAAGCAGTCAAAAGCAGATCAAAAAAGCACCACCACCCAAATGAAGAAACGAAGCCCCT is from Zingiber officinale cultivar Zhangliang chromosome 7B, Zo_v1.1, whole genome shotgun sequence and encodes:
- the LOC122005636 gene encoding uncharacterized protein LOC122005636, which translates into the protein MKDFPSCFGESGVQVSDSSSGASKTTQNLVTCLYQAQLFGRSCVINVTWSKNLMGQGLSIEIDDLANQCLCKVEIKPWLFSKRKGSKTMEVEDSKIIVFWDLSAAKFGFGPEPLEGFYVSIIYNNKMILQLGDLTKEAYRKTSISTSNAVFIAKKEHIYGKKIYSTKAQFCDNGQFHEVAIECDTLGLKDPCLEISIDRKRVMQIKRLAWKFRGNQTILVDGLPVEVFWDVHSWLFGAPSASAVFMFQTCLSSEKLLPWSTTEIFRETQPQGLGFSLTLYAWKHE